From a region of the Zingiber officinale cultivar Zhangliang chromosome 4B, Zo_v1.1, whole genome shotgun sequence genome:
- the LOC121974462 gene encoding regulatory-associated protein of TOR 1-like isoform X1 yields MGVMRAELVMKSIVPVVMAGVLGIYGLIIAVIISTGINPKAKSYYLFDGYAHLSSGLACGLAGLSAGMAIGIVGDAGVSKQIVSASLAGDIQFLDVRNQSEPYLTIDAHRGSLAALAIHRHAPIIASGYAKQIVKVFSLKGEQLSIIRYYPTFMAQRIGSVSCLTFHPYRVLLAIGAADACVSIYADDTYQTR; encoded by the exons ATGGGTGTGATGCGGGCGGAGCTCGTGATGAAGTCGATAGTTCCCGTTGTCATGGCCGGAGTCCTGGGGATTTACGGTCTCATCATTGCGGTGATCATAAGCACCGGGATCAACCCCAAGGCCAAGTCGTACTACCTTTTTGATGGGTATGCCCATCTGTCTTCTGGCTTGGCTTGTGGTCTTGCAGGACTTTCAGCTGGTATGGCCATTGGCATCGTGGGAGATGCTGGAGTCAG TAAACAGATTGTCAGTGCATCGCTAGCAGGGGATATACAGTTCCTGGATGTTAGAAACCAATCTGAACCATATCTTACCATTGATGCACATAGGGGTTCCCTTGCTGCCTTGGCAATTCATCGGCATGCTCCAATTATTGCAAGTGGTTATGCTAAGCAAATTGTGAAGGTTTTCAGTCTAAAAGGAGAGCAGCTAAGCATCATCAGATATTACCCTACTTTCATGGCTCAGAGAATAGGTTCTGTTAGCTGTCTCACTTTCCACCCGTACAGAGTACTCCTTGCTATTGGTGCTGCCGATGCCTGTGTATCTATCTATGCAGATGACACTTACCAAACAAGATGA
- the LOC121974462 gene encoding V-type proton ATPase 16 kDa proteolipid subunit-like isoform X2, with translation MGVMRAELVMKSIVPVVMAGVLGIYGLIIAVIISTGINPKAKSYYLFDGYAHLSSGLACGLAGLSAGMAIGIVGDAGVRGSLAALAIHRHAPIIASGYAKQIVKVFSLKGEQLSIIRYYPTFMAQRIGSVSCLTFHPYRVLLAIGAADACVSIYADDTYQTR, from the exons ATGGGTGTGATGCGGGCGGAGCTCGTGATGAAGTCGATAGTTCCCGTTGTCATGGCCGGAGTCCTGGGGATTTACGGTCTCATCATTGCGGTGATCATAAGCACCGGGATCAACCCCAAGGCCAAGTCGTACTACCTTTTTGATGGGTATGCCCATCTGTCTTCTGGCTTGGCTTGTGGTCTTGCAGGACTTTCAGCTGGTATGGCCATTGGCATCGTGGGAGATGCTGGAGTCAG GGGTTCCCTTGCTGCCTTGGCAATTCATCGGCATGCTCCAATTATTGCAAGTGGTTATGCTAAGCAAATTGTGAAGGTTTTCAGTCTAAAAGGAGAGCAGCTAAGCATCATCAGATATTACCCTACTTTCATGGCTCAGAGAATAGGTTCTGTTAGCTGTCTCACTTTCCACCCGTACAGAGTACTCCTTGCTATTGGTGCTGCCGATGCCTGTGTATCTATCTATGCAGATGACACTTACCAAACAAGATGA